A window of the Planctomycetota bacterium genome harbors these coding sequences:
- a CDS encoding chorismate synthase, whose amino-acid sequence MLGCHIGRNFQVTVAGGSYQDGLTTIIQGAPPGMLLAEQAVYADLLLRKPGADELSSPRKEPDLPVIYTGLNAADTIEGAGNRNHTNGTPITILIPNLDRHFIHVKQYQDTNRTPRPGHASYASFVKYGPDDDAVGAGFFSGRYTATIVAAGHVAKKALALFGIEVFSYIREMAGVRAGEVAHEAALAYTQAYKRMRCDLDPFYQEVYVRNRITMDMRFLEKAAVLAQIEGEIDAIRAKAPRLSPQAVRERYGVHHVVNCPDLDAAQAMLDACNRITATGDSSGGVVEVVATGVPIGLGEPVFYKLDAELGRMLGIGAVKGVEVGAGFAVKDMTGIQSNDPMHSEGGKVVFDSNNAGGITGGLTTGQAVVARLAVKPTPTIDKPQHTIDKYTLENRGLAAITRRDPTIVGRIWPVAEAFTAIILLDHLIAHLGYQAVRDRAYAATGRTA is encoded by the coding sequence ATGCTGGGATGCCACATCGGACGCAACTTCCAGGTCACCGTCGCCGGCGGCTCGTACCAGGACGGCCTCACGACGATCATCCAGGGCGCGCCCCCGGGCATGCTCCTCGCCGAACAGGCGGTCTACGCGGACCTGCTCCTTCGCAAGCCCGGCGCCGACGAGTTGTCGTCGCCCCGCAAGGAGCCCGACCTGCCGGTCATCTACACCGGCCTCAATGCCGCCGACACCATCGAGGGCGCCGGCAACCGCAACCACACCAACGGGACCCCCATCACGATCCTCATCCCCAACCTCGACCGCCACTTCATCCACGTGAAGCAGTACCAGGACACCAACCGCACCCCCCGGCCCGGCCACGCCTCCTACGCCTCGTTCGTCAAGTACGGCCCCGACGACGACGCCGTGGGCGCCGGGTTCTTCAGCGGCCGCTACACCGCCACCATCGTCGCGGCGGGCCACGTGGCCAAGAAGGCCCTCGCCCTGTTCGGCATCGAGGTCTTCTCCTACATCCGCGAGATGGCCGGCGTGCGCGCCGGCGAGGTCGCCCACGAGGCCGCCCTCGCCTACACCCAGGCCTACAAGCGCATGCGCTGCGACCTCGACCCCTTCTACCAGGAGGTCTACGTCCGAAACCGCATCACGATGGATATGCGCTTCCTCGAGAAAGCCGCCGTCCTCGCCCAGATCGAGGGCGAGATTGACGCCATCCGCGCCAAGGCGCCCCGCCTTTCCCCCCAGGCTGTCCGCGAGAGATACGGCGTCCACCACGTCGTCAACTGCCCCGACCTCGATGCGGCCCAAGCCATGCTCGACGCCTGCAACCGCATCACCGCCACCGGCGACTCCTCGGGCGGCGTCGTCGAAGTCGTCGCCACGGGAGTGCCCATCGGCCTCGGCGAACCGGTCTTCTACAAGCTCGACGCCGAACTCGGCCGCATGCTCGGCATTGGCGCCGTCAAGGGCGTCGAGGTCGGCGCAGGCTTCGCCGTCAAGGACATGACCGGCATCCAGTCCAACGACCCGATGCACAGCGAGGGCGGCAAGGTCGTCTTCGACTCGAACAATGCGGGCGGCATCACCGGCGGTCTCACGACGGGTCAAGCTGTCGTCGCCCGGCTGGCCGTCAAGCCCACGCCCACGATTGACAAGCCGCAGCACACCATTGACAAGTACACGCTCGAGAACCGCGGCCTCGCGGCCATCACGCGCCGCGACCCGACCATCGTGGGCCGCATCTGGCCCGTCGCCGAGGCCTTCACCGCCATCATCCTGCTCGACCACCTGATCGCGCACCTCGGCTACCAGGCCGTCCGCGACCGCGCCTATGCCGCCACGGGACGCACC
- a CDS encoding GH116 family glycosyl hydrolase, whose amino-acid sequence MSRLPYSAKDLFRRGPQLTYRGRNLDQIAFPLGGIGTGTISLGGWGQLRDWEILNRPAKGFSPPDCFFALKVREEGKEAVTRVLQGPAGGDYVGGGHSMPRNAGEGLPHFDQVSFKGEYPFAYVQLRDPALPVRVTLEAFNPLIPLNDRDSGIPAAILLYHVRNTSRRDITVTLYGNLTNIVGHPDAEGRVNEAREGPGFTGLYLTTSKHDPASPQFGSMALVTMREEALVCPRHKGGLAKLWEALAWSDEFPPRPGPEATSHTGTVAVHAAIRPASEIVIPFFIAWHFPIVEHWQKRRAENGAERAATWRNYYAAQWSNAWDVAEHVVSNYDRLYEETRRFHDTLFSSTLPSYVLDAVSSQLSVLRSTTCLRLEDGTFYGFEGCNNASGCCEGSCTHVWNYAQALPYLFPSLQRSMLDAHLTWSMSDDGFIQFRMPLPLGTRAQAGFVPAADGQNGLVMQVYREWLIGGDEAWLRRLWPLVRKALEFAWKYWDADRDGVMEGVQHNTYDMEWWGPNTMTGSLYLGALRAAEELAQVVGDTEAAATYRALFDKGAAWTDKHLFNGEYYEQKVNPRANDLWPEPYKSVNDRGKDDRFPDWPRWQFGKGCLADQLIGQWVAAMLGLGYLYDKANVRAALQAIFRHNWRRTLHDHPCTLRIYAVNDEAGLLIATWPRGERPGYAFWFCDEVWCGIEYQVASHLLYEGMVEQGLAIVKGVRDRHRGDRRNPWDEFECGHHYARSMASYALLTALSGFTYSAAAQTIGFAPRLFESDFRAFFSVAEGWGLYAQKIRGREKDLSIRVDYGSLSLRRILTPLITRKATQVAVSFVGHARGASVERTQDGYAIVLDRPIVIGRGESIKITLS is encoded by the coding sequence GTGAGCAGGCTGCCATACTCGGCCAAGGACCTTTTCCGGCGTGGCCCGCAGCTCACGTATCGCGGGCGCAACCTCGACCAGATCGCCTTTCCCCTCGGCGGCATCGGCACGGGCACGATCAGCCTGGGCGGCTGGGGGCAGCTCCGCGACTGGGAGATCCTGAACCGCCCGGCCAAGGGCTTCAGCCCGCCCGATTGCTTCTTCGCCCTCAAGGTGCGCGAGGAGGGGAAGGAGGCGGTGACGCGAGTCCTTCAGGGCCCCGCCGGCGGCGACTACGTGGGCGGCGGCCACTCGATGCCGCGCAACGCGGGCGAGGGCCTGCCTCACTTCGACCAGGTGTCGTTCAAGGGCGAATACCCCTTCGCCTACGTGCAGTTGCGCGACCCCGCGCTGCCCGTTCGCGTGACCCTCGAGGCCTTCAACCCGCTGATCCCGCTGAACGATCGGGACTCGGGCATTCCGGCCGCGATTCTGCTCTACCACGTGCGCAACACCTCGCGGCGCGACATCACGGTGACGCTCTACGGCAACCTCACGAACATCGTGGGGCACCCGGACGCGGAGGGGCGGGTGAATGAGGCGCGCGAGGGGCCGGGCTTCACCGGCCTTTACCTCACCACGAGCAAGCACGACCCGGCCTCGCCCCAGTTCGGCTCGATGGCCCTGGTGACGATGCGGGAGGAGGCCCTGGTGTGCCCGCGCCACAAGGGCGGCCTGGCCAAGCTCTGGGAGGCGCTGGCCTGGAGCGACGAGTTCCCGCCGCGGCCCGGCCCGGAAGCCACGTCGCACACGGGCACGGTGGCCGTACACGCGGCCATCCGGCCCGCCTCGGAGATCGTGATCCCCTTCTTCATCGCCTGGCACTTCCCCATCGTCGAGCACTGGCAGAAGCGGCGAGCGGAGAACGGCGCGGAGCGCGCAGCCACCTGGCGCAACTACTACGCCGCGCAATGGAGCAACGCGTGGGACGTGGCCGAGCACGTGGTGTCGAACTACGACCGCCTCTACGAGGAGACCCGCCGCTTCCACGACACGCTCTTCTCGTCCACCCTGCCGAGCTACGTGCTCGATGCCGTGAGCTCGCAGCTCTCCGTGCTCCGCAGCACCACGTGCCTGCGGCTCGAGGACGGCACGTTCTACGGCTTCGAGGGTTGCAACAACGCCTCGGGCTGCTGCGAGGGCTCGTGCACGCACGTGTGGAACTACGCGCAGGCCCTCCCCTACCTGTTCCCCAGCCTCCAACGGTCCATGCTCGACGCCCACCTCACCTGGTCCATGAGCGACGACGGCTTCATCCAGTTCCGCATGCCGCTGCCGCTCGGCACCCGGGCGCAGGCGGGCTTCGTGCCGGCGGCCGACGGCCAGAACGGCCTCGTGATGCAGGTCTACCGCGAGTGGCTGATCGGCGGCGACGAGGCCTGGCTCCGCCGCCTCTGGCCCCTGGTGCGCAAGGCCCTCGAGTTCGCCTGGAAGTACTGGGACGCCGATCGCGACGGCGTGATGGAGGGCGTGCAGCACAACACCTACGACATGGAGTGGTGGGGCCCCAACACGATGACGGGCAGCCTCTACCTGGGCGCCCTGCGCGCCGCCGAAGAGCTGGCCCAGGTGGTCGGCGACACCGAAGCGGCCGCCACCTATCGCGCACTCTTCGACAAGGGAGCCGCCTGGACCGACAAGCACCTCTTCAACGGCGAATACTACGAACAGAAGGTCAACCCCCGAGCCAATGATCTCTGGCCCGAGCCGTACAAGAGCGTGAACGACCGCGGCAAGGACGACCGCTTCCCCGACTGGCCCAGGTGGCAGTTCGGCAAAGGCTGCCTCGCAGATCAGCTCATCGGCCAGTGGGTGGCGGCGATGCTCGGCCTCGGCTACCTGTACGACAAGGCGAATGTTCGCGCCGCCCTCCAGGCGATCTTCCGTCACAACTGGCGCCGCACGCTCCACGACCACCCTTGCACCCTCCGCATCTACGCCGTGAACGACGAGGCGGGCCTCCTCATCGCCACCTGGCCGCGCGGCGAGCGCCCCGGCTACGCCTTCTGGTTCTGCGACGAGGTCTGGTGTGGCATCGAGTACCAGGTGGCCAGCCACCTGCTCTATGAAGGCATGGTCGAGCAGGGCCTCGCCATCGTCAAGGGCGTGCGGGACCGCCACCGCGGCGACCGGCGCAACCCCTGGGACGAGTTCGAGTGCGGCCACCACTACGCCCGCTCGATGGCCAGCTACGCGCTGCTCACGGCCTTGAGTGGCTTCACCTACTCGGCCGCCGCGCAGACCATCGGCTTCGCTCCCCGGCTGTTCGAGAGCGACTTCCGCGCCTTCTTCAGCGTCGCGGAGGGCTGGGGCCTCTACGCGCAGAAGATCCGCGGGCGGGAGAAAGACCTGTCGATCCGCGTGGATTACGGCAGCCTGTCGCTGCGCCGCATCCTCACGCCGCTCATCACCCGCAAGGCCACCCAGGTCGCTGTCAGCTTCGTGGGGCACGCGCGCGGCGCCAGCGTGGAGCGGACCCAGGACGGCTATGCCATCGTGCTCGACCGCCCGATCGTCATCGGCAGGGGCGAGTCGATCAAAATCACGTTGTCCTGA
- a CDS encoding PEP-CTERM sorting domain-containing protein codes for MARRAFACAMALALAGGASAAPIEIFGLKSDSGGLGGPFHILRYDVTANSFYDCGTIIGASTNLAMDANRRLYYMYPFDFSHVLYRADLDGSNNLINQQVETTLTPGLSIIDGFTIGPDQNLYMTGYGHSEIYRYIVGSGNTFVTTEVTLQGGGQNGDGSEYRSDLAFDPITGYLVGIGIAPGGVRRTLFQIPGNLVMNGVNDSYPWEYFGGNSSPWASPTFDLGNPANPGGPLGPNPDGVAFDFATGALYLSGDGEKFSLWDRNTATLINYLTDPGSGADTGMGFDLAFQQASNIPEPATTILVALGASMLLCRRRRSA; via the coding sequence ATGGCGAGGAGAGCGTTCGCTTGTGCAATGGCGTTGGCGCTCGCCGGCGGGGCCTCGGCGGCGCCCATCGAAATCTTCGGTCTCAAGAGCGACAGCGGAGGCCTTGGCGGCCCGTTTCACATCTTGCGCTACGACGTCACGGCCAACTCCTTCTACGACTGCGGCACCATCATTGGGGCTTCCACCAACCTGGCCATGGACGCCAACCGCCGCCTCTACTACATGTACCCCTTCGACTTCTCGCACGTCCTCTATCGGGCCGACCTGGACGGGAGCAACAACCTGATCAACCAGCAGGTCGAGACCACACTGACCCCCGGCCTCAGCATCATTGACGGCTTCACGATCGGCCCCGACCAGAACCTGTACATGACCGGCTACGGTCACAGCGAAATCTACCGCTACATCGTCGGCTCCGGCAACACCTTCGTGACGACCGAAGTCACCCTCCAGGGCGGCGGCCAGAACGGCGACGGCAGCGAGTATCGTTCGGACCTCGCCTTCGACCCGATCACAGGCTATCTGGTCGGCATCGGCATCGCCCCCGGCGGCGTGCGACGCACGCTCTTCCAGATCCCCGGCAACCTCGTGATGAATGGCGTCAACGACAGCTACCCCTGGGAGTACTTCGGCGGAAACTCCTCGCCCTGGGCCTCCCCCACCTTCGACCTCGGCAACCCGGCCAACCCCGGCGGCCCGCTCGGGCCCAACCCCGATGGGGTGGCCTTCGACTTCGCGACCGGCGCCCTCTACCTTTCAGGGGACGGCGAGAAGTTCTCCCTCTGGGACCGCAACACCGCAACGTTGATCAACTACCTCACCGACCCGGGCAGCGGGGCAGACACGGGGATGGGCTTCGACCTCGCGTTCCAGCAGGCCAGCAACATCCCGGAGCCCGCCACAACCATCCTCGTTGCTCTCGGCGCCTCGATGCTGCTGTGCCGGCGCAGGCGTTCGGCGTGA
- a CDS encoding DUF1566 domain-containing protein, which produces MLTRAAAHLAWLGMLASPGAGNERLPYAIVDTAQDRCYDARTEIPYPDKGAPYYGQDAQYQGSRPAYRNNGDGTVTDLVTGLTWQRDPGEKKTFRQAVAGAAQCRLGGHDDWRLPTIKELYSLIHFTGTDPDPRRTDPGRLRPFLDAGAFVFRYGDPAKGERLIDAQYATCTKYVATTMGGNDTMFGVNFADGRIKGYPAGPHPARGEKTYCVLYVRGNPDYGRNDFRDNGDGTVTDRATGLMWQQADSGKGMNWQEALAYAGGLALAGHCDWRLPDAKELQSIVDYTRSPDATQSAAIAPVFQATRILNEGGKPDYPCYWTSTTHASARGGESAVYIAFGRALGWMEDPRTRQIALLDVHGAGAQRSDPKDGDPSQFPRGRGPQGDVVRIANFARCVRGGGVTLRAQGPPVEARQPPGAQPVSPWMQREDRDGDGKVSREEFGGPPEHFDHLDRNGDGFLTEDEAPKGPPPRPGLPR; this is translated from the coding sequence ATGCTCACACGGGCCGCCGCCCATCTGGCCTGGCTGGGCATGCTGGCGAGCCCGGGGGCCGGCAATGAGCGCCTCCCCTACGCTATCGTAGACACGGCGCAAGACCGCTGCTACGATGCGCGCACAGAGATCCCCTATCCCGACAAGGGCGCCCCCTACTACGGCCAGGATGCCCAGTACCAAGGCTCTCGCCCCGCCTACAGGAACAATGGCGACGGCACGGTGACGGATCTCGTGACGGGCCTCACGTGGCAGCGCGACCCAGGCGAGAAGAAGACCTTTCGCCAGGCCGTGGCCGGCGCGGCCCAGTGCCGGCTGGGCGGCCATGACGACTGGCGCCTCCCCACCATCAAGGAGCTCTACTCGCTCATCCACTTCACCGGCACCGACCCCGACCCTCGCCGCACCGATCCCGGCCGCCTCAGGCCGTTCCTGGATGCCGGCGCCTTCGTATTCCGGTATGGCGACCCTGCCAAGGGCGAGCGCCTCATTGATGCGCAATACGCCACGTGCACGAAGTATGTCGCCACCACAATGGGCGGCAACGACACTATGTTCGGCGTCAACTTCGCCGACGGCCGCATCAAGGGCTATCCCGCCGGCCCCCACCCTGCGCGGGGCGAGAAGACCTACTGCGTGCTCTACGTGCGCGGCAACCCCGACTATGGCAGGAACGACTTCCGCGACAACGGCGATGGCACGGTCACCGACCGGGCCACCGGCCTGATGTGGCAGCAGGCCGACAGCGGCAAGGGCATGAACTGGCAGGAAGCCCTCGCGTACGCCGGGGGCCTCGCTCTCGCCGGGCACTGCGACTGGCGCCTGCCTGACGCCAAGGAGCTTCAGAGCATCGTGGATTACACCCGCTCGCCCGATGCCACGCAGTCGGCCGCCATCGCCCCGGTCTTCCAGGCCACCCGCATCCTGAACGAAGGCGGCAAGCCCGACTACCCGTGCTACTGGACAAGCACCACCCACGCCAGCGCCCGCGGCGGCGAATCCGCCGTGTACATCGCCTTCGGTCGGGCGCTCGGCTGGATGGAGGACCCGCGGACCCGCCAGATTGCCCTCCTCGACGTGCACGGAGCAGGCGCTCAGCGCAGCGACCCCAAGGACGGCGATCCTTCACAGTTCCCCCGCGGTCGCGGGCCGCAGGGCGACGTCGTGCGCATCGCAAACTTCGCCCGCTGCGTACGGGGCGGGGGGGTGACCTTGCGCGCCCAAGGCCCGCCTGTCGAGGCCCGCCAACCGCCCGGGGCGCAACCGGTCAGCCCCTGGATGCAACGCGAGGACAGGGATGGGGACGGGAAGGTTTCGCGCGAGGAGTTTGGCGGTCCGCCGGAACACTTCGACCATCTCGACCGCAACGGGGACGGCTTCCTCACCGAGGACGAGGCCCCCAAGGGCCCGCCCCCGCGTCCTGGCCTGCCGCGGTGA